In uncultured Methanobacterium sp., a genomic segment contains:
- a CDS encoding DUF530 domain-containing protein — MNESVLIGKSERFLDQIKRREISVSGIESPEKFLTLYTYLKKNMDTLQDMRETMEIKGYTAPYRSINKYGRPLSGEAKAEDMYDISRHTQYFRLNAAAKKNILDRVKSAMSSHRIAIGHLEEFATLECESCHCKYSGHELSLLTSGNCKCGGDDLSLHVNKEAVYRLEIIPFLPLSGDYMVKLSELSPHSRVAFRSMVRILKQEKRGIVKTVSLVIKIMEDGRWVRKRVTIDAQDEANYEKEIRSQYGSNARIEMMQFHRKKPSIINDKQVQTALSLGYVKYAETEILNFLPDLLEKSLSNMKKVEEYQEALEVAERNANKYENGDEPENLKKFFLKRELEERGLLNDGVLPETIQEDLKKKESLEKSLFLEIPRIYILWDLLHYYLTTSYDRRNKYSGPFPYLRPSLDSNQIKAFKDFKQDVVQIMQDHLPLKIEYVHNMGKVLSSKFAVEKKMKGLHLQMGPALGAAILSIEGDIPVEKTSELFSMPLKDVQKEKETLETLQKPATSKAKQFMAMMKK, encoded by the coding sequence ATGAATGAATCTGTACTTATTGGGAAATCCGAGCGTTTTCTGGATCAGATAAAAAGAAGGGAAATTTCAGTAAGTGGTATTGAAAGCCCGGAAAAGTTCCTGACTCTTTACACTTACCTGAAGAAGAACATGGATACCCTGCAGGATATGAGGGAAACCATGGAAATTAAGGGTTATACTGCTCCTTATCGTTCCATAAATAAATATGGTCGTCCCTTGAGTGGTGAGGCCAAGGCAGAGGATATGTATGATATCAGCCGCCATACCCAGTACTTCCGGCTCAACGCTGCTGCCAAAAAAAATATACTGGACCGTGTTAAATCTGCCATGTCCTCTCATCGTATTGCAATCGGACACCTGGAGGAGTTTGCCACCCTGGAATGTGAATCCTGCCATTGTAAGTACAGTGGTCATGAGCTATCCCTCCTGACTAGCGGCAACTGCAAATGTGGTGGGGATGATCTCAGTTTACATGTAAATAAAGAGGCTGTTTATCGTCTTGAAATCATCCCATTTTTACCACTTTCTGGAGATTACATGGTTAAACTCTCAGAACTCAGCCCCCATAGTAGAGTAGCATTCCGCAGTATGGTGCGCATCTTAAAACAGGAAAAAAGGGGAATTGTTAAAACTGTCTCCCTGGTTATCAAGATAATGGAAGATGGTAGATGGGTTAGGAAAAGAGTTACCATTGATGCCCAGGATGAGGCCAACTATGAAAAGGAGATCCGCAGTCAGTATGGTTCCAATGCCCGTATTGAAATGATGCAGTTCCATCGTAAAAAACCTTCAATAATCAATGACAAACAGGTGCAAACTGCCCTTTCACTGGGTTATGTTAAGTATGCAGAAACTGAGATCCTGAATTTCTTACCGGATTTACTTGAAAAATCCCTCTCTAACATGAAGAAAGTTGAAGAGTACCAGGAAGCACTGGAAGTTGCCGAAAGGAATGCTAACAAGTATGAAAATGGGGATGAACCAGAAAACCTAAAAAAATTCTTTTTAAAAAGAGAACTGGAAGAGAGAGGACTCCTTAACGATGGAGTTCTTCCTGAAACAATACAGGAAGATTTAAAGAAAAAGGAATCCCTTGAAAAAAGTCTCTTCCTAGAAATACCCCGTATATACATTTTATGGGATCTTTTACACTATTACTTAACCACTTCCTATGACCGGAGGAATAAATATTCAGGCCCATTCCCTTACCTTCGCCCCAGCCTTGATTCGAACCAGATAAAAGCTTTCAAGGACTTTAAACAGGATGTAGTGCAGATCATGCAGGATCACCTTCCCCTGAAGATTGAATACGTACACAATATGGGAAAGGTTTTATCCAGTAAATTCGCGGTTGAAAAGAAGATGAAAGGTCTTCACCTGCAGATGGGACCGGCTCTGGGAGCAGCCATACTCTCTATTGAAGGAGATATTCCGGTGGAAAAAACCTCAGAATTATTCTCCATGCCACTTAAAGATGTTCAGAAAGAAAAAGAAACCCTTGAAACCCTGCAAAAACCTGCTACGTCCAAGGCCAAACAGTTCATGGCAATGATGAAAAAATAA
- the metG gene encoding methionine--tRNA ligase yields MSKDSSKVFITCALPYANGPCHLGHLRSTYIPADIYARYNRMKGKDVLLVCATDEHGTPIAVQAEKEGVSPLDVATRNYELIKRDLELSDISFDNFSRTTDPLHYEISQNFFLDLYNKNFIYPKTIQQLYCPECERFLPDRYVEGTCPHCNAEGARGDHCETCGRHLEPVQLVEPRCLICNSEPEARESEQYYFRLSNFQDELKKTLENNTQFPANVRNYALQWINEGLKDWILTRDMDWGIPVPLDGAEGKIIYVWGEAFLGYISSAAQWARRENTPWEPYWNDRAVHFIGKDIIYHHSIFWQAMLMAYGCKLPYNIVAGEYLSLEGRKMSTSKNWVIWAADFMEKFDADLLRYYLVANAPLTRDTDFSWDDFQRRVNDELADVVGNFMHRTFSFTHRFFQGEIPEPGKFNEYDQQVQKEIIETPGRVGVHIENFDFREGLKEIIKLAKLGNKYFNDQEPWRTVKEESDRAATTLYLCNQIAKIISIIISPYLPSKAGKMREILGLNGGNGDTFSWDDAAGFLPAGTPISKAKPLFAKIDDDVIAAEKDALYKNLEETEVMDDLISIDDFIKLDLRVGKVIGAEKVKGSDKLLKLMVDVKDKQLQVVAGLATKYSPEDILNQKVIVLVNLQPAKLFGIKSEGMVLAAGDSLSLLTAPDATIGERIQ; encoded by the coding sequence TTGAGTAAAGATTCAAGTAAAGTATTTATCACCTGTGCCCTGCCCTACGCCAACGGGCCATGTCACCTGGGACACCTGCGTTCAACATATATACCTGCAGACATTTACGCACGTTACAACCGGATGAAGGGTAAGGATGTGTTACTGGTCTGTGCTACAGATGAACACGGAACACCCATAGCTGTTCAGGCGGAAAAGGAAGGAGTATCACCCCTGGATGTTGCCACCCGTAATTACGAGTTAATTAAAAGGGATCTGGAATTATCAGATATTTCCTTTGATAATTTTTCCAGAACCACCGACCCCCTGCACTATGAAATATCCCAGAACTTCTTTTTAGACCTTTACAATAAAAATTTCATTTATCCCAAGACCATCCAGCAGCTTTACTGCCCGGAGTGTGAACGATTCCTCCCTGACCGTTACGTGGAGGGTACCTGTCCCCACTGTAATGCAGAAGGTGCACGGGGTGACCACTGCGAAACCTGTGGCCGGCACTTAGAACCAGTACAGCTGGTGGAGCCAAGGTGCCTCATCTGCAACAGCGAACCTGAAGCCAGGGAATCTGAACAGTACTACTTCCGTTTAAGCAACTTCCAGGATGAACTTAAGAAAACCTTGGAAAACAACACACAATTCCCGGCAAATGTCCGTAATTATGCCCTGCAATGGATCAATGAAGGATTAAAAGACTGGATCCTCACCAGGGACATGGACTGGGGTATCCCTGTACCACTGGATGGTGCTGAGGGTAAAATCATCTATGTCTGGGGTGAAGCATTCCTGGGCTACATCTCTTCAGCTGCACAGTGGGCCCGTCGTGAAAACACTCCCTGGGAACCCTACTGGAATGACCGGGCTGTTCACTTCATTGGAAAGGACATCATTTACCACCACAGCATATTCTGGCAGGCCATGCTCATGGCTTACGGCTGCAAATTACCCTACAACATCGTGGCTGGGGAATACCTTTCACTGGAGGGCCGTAAGATGTCAACCAGTAAAAACTGGGTGATATGGGCAGCTGACTTCATGGAGAAATTTGATGCAGATTTATTAAGATACTACCTGGTGGCCAATGCACCACTCACCCGGGACACTGACTTTTCCTGGGATGACTTCCAGAGAAGGGTTAACGATGAACTGGCAGATGTGGTAGGCAATTTCATGCACCGTACCTTCTCCTTCACCCACCGTTTCTTCCAGGGTGAAATACCCGAGCCGGGCAAATTCAATGAGTATGACCAGCAAGTTCAAAAGGAAATAATTGAAACTCCAGGACGGGTTGGTGTGCATATTGAGAACTTCGATTTCAGGGAAGGTCTTAAGGAAATTATAAAACTGGCCAAACTGGGAAACAAGTACTTCAATGACCAGGAACCATGGAGAACTGTGAAGGAAGAAAGTGACAGGGCAGCTACCACCCTTTATTTATGTAATCAGATTGCAAAGATAATCAGTATCATTATAAGCCCATACCTACCATCTAAAGCTGGGAAGATGAGAGAAATTCTCGGTTTAAATGGTGGTAATGGAGATACTTTCAGCTGGGACGATGCTGCCGGGTTTTTACCCGCTGGTACCCCAATTTCCAAGGCAAAACCATTATTTGCCAAAATTGATGATGATGTAATTGCAGCAGAAAAAGATGCACTTTATAAAAATTTAGAGGAGACCGAAGTTATGGATGATCTAATCAGTATTGATGATTTTATAAAACTGGACCTGCGAGTGGGTAAAGTTATTGGAGCAGAAAAAGTAAAAGGCTCAGATAAACTCTTAAAGTTAATGGTTGATGTTAAAGACAAACAGTTACAGGTTGTGGCAGGTTTAGCCACCAAATATTCACCGGAAGACATCCTCAATCAGAAGGTAATTGTACTGGTGAATCTCCAACCAGCCAAACTCTTCGGTATAAAATCCGAGGGAATGGTACTGGCAGCTGGAGATAGTCTCAGTCTCCTAACTGCTCCTGATGCAACCATTGGTGAAAGAATACAATAA
- a CDS encoding DNA primase, translating into MVSISFLNPLSPEGKDIVRELGSFEGISEDIPELRSLVAHNPSQEIVDDQEIPSNYLELALKRMEWYIQKKHDREFNSRKYAFLSDYAITKYDVISFYLLCQAIGVKFGPNSRETRVMVEAQGDLVQERLGKLRTEESRLIVEKSLQMLLKDDLVHWTFFQELLSSRKIRLTDLLLDRGELILDREDFLDRFGPRIKQRNPSSMYELLIGDELKELIMVKMIMQETEDYIKQVYEKARIMVEPNPILLELADEVAEVLAEPMQSYGYGSGRGGSGPMKAGPLNPLAFPPCVKKALEGIKSGGRNDAIVLFMTPFVSYARLYPDVFRMNLSKRISDQDPQLEVTENEVLPLIYEAAQRCVPPLFDDQPQEKVNINAKLGFGMHSSLKMEHEGETTWYTPMSCEKIKLHLPHLCRPDEVCKKIGNPLSYYNRMIWEVRNLDTEGPDSGNSGVDSNGNSGTTGKEHTDSSGKNSGDAVKGQYNVNSAPKGKTIQSNKQQSSNKKSGEA; encoded by the coding sequence ATGGTTTCCATCTCTTTTTTAAACCCCCTATCACCAGAGGGAAAAGACATTGTAAGGGAATTGGGCAGTTTTGAAGGGATATCAGAGGATATTCCAGAACTTAGAAGTTTAGTAGCCCACAATCCATCCCAGGAAATTGTTGATGATCAGGAAATACCATCCAATTACCTGGAACTTGCCTTGAAGAGGATGGAATGGTATATCCAGAAAAAACATGACCGGGAATTTAACAGCAGGAAATATGCATTTCTTTCGGATTATGCCATAACCAAGTATGATGTTATCTCATTTTACCTTCTTTGCCAGGCTATTGGAGTTAAATTTGGACCTAACTCTCGTGAAACCAGGGTCATGGTGGAGGCACAGGGTGATCTGGTCCAGGAAAGATTGGGTAAATTACGTACTGAAGAAAGCAGGTTAATTGTGGAAAAATCCCTGCAGATGTTACTGAAAGATGACCTGGTACACTGGACCTTCTTCCAGGAGTTATTAAGCAGCCGTAAGATACGCCTCACTGATCTGTTACTGGACAGAGGAGAACTGATACTGGATAGGGAAGATTTCCTGGACCGGTTCGGGCCCAGGATAAAGCAACGTAACCCCAGCAGCATGTACGAGCTGTTAATTGGGGATGAACTCAAGGAACTTATCATGGTCAAGATGATCATGCAGGAAACCGAGGACTACATTAAACAGGTTTATGAAAAGGCACGGATCATGGTAGAACCCAACCCCATACTCCTGGAACTGGCTGATGAGGTGGCCGAGGTACTGGCCGAGCCAATGCAGAGCTACGGTTATGGCTCGGGTAGAGGTGGAAGTGGGCCAATGAAAGCCGGTCCACTGAACCCTCTGGCATTTCCACCCTGCGTAAAGAAAGCCCTGGAGGGTATAAAATCAGGGGGGCGGAACGATGCCATAGTACTCTTTATGACACCGTTTGTTTCCTATGCTCGGTTGTATCCTGATGTTTTCAGGATGAACCTCTCCAAACGTATCTCTGACCAGGATCCACAGCTGGAAGTTACAGAAAACGAGGTTCTGCCACTTATCTACGAGGCTGCCCAGCGATGTGTACCGCCATTATTTGATGACCAGCCTCAGGAAAAGGTTAACATAAATGCCAAGCTTGGTTTTGGAATGCACTCCTCCCTGAAAATGGAGCACGAGGGTGAAACCACCTGGTACACTCCCATGAGTTGTGAGAAGATAAAACTACACCTACCCCATCTTTGCCGGCCAGATGAAGTTTGTAAAAAGATAGGTAACCCCTTAAGTTACTATAACCGGATGATATGGGAAGTGAGGAACCTGGATACGGAAGGGCCTGATTCGGGTAATTCTGGTGTAGATAGTAATGGAAATTCTGGTACAACTGGTAAAGAACATACTGATAGCAGTGGTAAAAATAGTGGTGATGCTGTTAAAGGCCAGTACAATGTTAACAGTGCACCGAAAGGTAAAACCATCCAATCAAATAAACAACAATCATCAAATAAAAAATCAGGGGAGGCCTAA
- the priS gene encoding DNA primase catalytic subunit PriS: MELKAATPNERRQYYREEWNVKDVPDFILNTITQREFGFDHIGRGPNDRYRVFQDTDYLRKFMRVRTPFAAYSSVAFYHKPRRRDGWIKAEVVFDVDAKDIPIRSCGCDNVCEICLGQAKGIVQGLVDTLKGDLGLKNIHVVYSGRGYHIRVLDDMVMGMDSDVRSQIVKYLVGSEVPRSEYSSHGMKYKLEHFTIPFGYPQVFTQQVKQALLSLSLDTEIDDVSRDIKKAVIKHRELLNDDQWGLFRKSIGPQRYARLVKGIASLNLTLVDAKVSIDLKRILRLPSSLHSGVSMKSTLIKNLETFDPFRDAVPKFVYERKD, encoded by the coding sequence ATGGAATTAAAAGCAGCCACCCCCAATGAACGCCGCCAGTACTACAGGGAAGAATGGAATGTGAAGGATGTTCCGGATTTCATCCTCAACACCATAACCCAGAGAGAGTTCGGTTTTGACCATATAGGAAGGGGCCCCAATGACCGCTACCGTGTATTCCAGGATACAGATTATTTAAGAAAGTTCATGCGGGTTAGAACACCATTTGCTGCTTACTCCTCAGTGGCATTTTACCACAAACCTCGACGCAGGGATGGATGGATAAAAGCAGAGGTGGTCTTTGATGTGGATGCCAAGGACATACCCATAAGATCCTGTGGCTGTGACAATGTCTGTGAAATATGTTTGGGTCAGGCAAAAGGTATTGTACAGGGACTGGTGGACACCCTTAAAGGTGACCTGGGGCTTAAAAATATACACGTGGTTTATTCGGGTCGTGGTTATCACATCAGGGTACTGGATGATATGGTGATGGGCATGGACAGTGATGTACGTAGCCAGATCGTCAAATATTTAGTGGGTTCTGAAGTTCCACGCAGTGAATACTCCAGTCACGGTATGAAATACAAGTTGGAGCACTTCACCATCCCCTTTGGATATCCACAGGTATTCACCCAGCAGGTTAAACAGGCCCTCTTGAGCCTGAGTCTGGATACAGAAATTGATGATGTTAGCAGGGATATTAAAAAAGCAGTTATCAAACATCGTGAATTATTAAATGATGACCAGTGGGGGCTTTTCAGAAAATCAATAGGCCCCCAGAGGTACGCCAGACTGGTTAAAGGTATAGCATCTTTAAACCTCACTTTAGTTGATGCCAAGGTTTCCATAGATCTAAAAAGGATTCTAAGATTACCATCTTCCCTGCACTCTGGTGTCAGTATGAAATCCACTCTTATAAAGAACCTGGAAACATTCGACCCATTCCGTGACGCAGTTCCTAAGTTCGTTTATGAAAGGAAGGATTGA
- the cca gene encoding CCA tRNA nucleotidyltransferase: protein MIDFTQVLDDIEPSKEEVSKVHNLSDKLIEIINLNAQKEDINAEAVLLGSVAKNTWISNGNNSEGKDLDIDIFIKFPLPTSLDDLKVHGLELAEKCIKEVDGTYEARYASHPYLTGTIEGYMVDFVPCYDIEDASQLKSAVDRTFLHTQYIVANLKPEQTREVRLLKRFMKMVGTYGSEFKVGGFSGYLCELLVIHYGSFMDVLHGVFDHWKPGFEIDLMEFGTARSFKDPLVVVDPTDGNRNVSAALTLQKMAEFRVAAGNFLDNPKTSYFYPKALNFTRESIRNEFKNRETHSFILVFPAPDISADALHPQIQKTEKSLVRIMENEDFQVMGSDSWSDEDKTGLILLEMNTWHLPPYKKHYGPMVWDDENGRRFLKKHPDSWTEGEQWVTLAKREYPDAHSLIQGTLTPEGIRNLRVGKHLKKKILDKYQLVDVLDMLIAEDADEDILKFLYCYLHKNELLARD from the coding sequence GTGATTGATTTTACACAGGTTTTAGACGATATTGAACCCTCTAAAGAAGAGGTATCAAAGGTTCACAATTTATCAGACAAATTAATTGAAATTATAAACCTTAATGCCCAAAAGGAGGATATTAATGCTGAGGCAGTACTTTTAGGTTCAGTGGCCAAGAACACATGGATATCAAATGGTAATAACAGTGAAGGCAAGGACCTGGATATTGATATTTTCATTAAATTCCCACTCCCCACTTCTTTAGATGATCTGAAGGTCCATGGTTTGGAACTTGCAGAAAAATGCATAAAAGAAGTTGATGGAACCTATGAAGCACGGTACGCTTCACACCCTTATCTCACCGGTACCATTGAAGGTTACATGGTTGATTTTGTTCCCTGTTATGATATTGAAGATGCAAGTCAGCTGAAATCTGCAGTGGATCGCACTTTTCTCCATACCCAGTACATCGTGGCCAACCTGAAACCAGAACAGACCAGAGAAGTTCGTCTCCTGAAACGCTTTATGAAAATGGTGGGAACCTATGGCTCTGAGTTCAAGGTGGGTGGATTTTCAGGATACCTGTGTGAATTACTGGTAATTCATTATGGTTCCTTCATGGATGTTCTTCACGGGGTTTTTGACCACTGGAAACCAGGGTTCGAGATTGACCTCATGGAATTCGGCACTGCCAGGTCCTTTAAGGACCCCCTGGTGGTGGTGGATCCCACTGATGGAAACCGGAATGTTTCAGCAGCCCTTACACTGCAGAAAATGGCAGAGTTCCGTGTGGCAGCAGGTAATTTTCTGGATAATCCTAAAACCTCTTATTTTTATCCTAAAGCTCTTAATTTCACAAGAGAAAGTATCAGGAATGAATTTAAAAATAGGGAAACTCATTCATTCATCCTGGTTTTCCCTGCTCCGGATATTTCTGCTGATGCCCTGCACCCCCAGATCCAGAAGACTGAAAAATCCCTGGTGAGGATCATGGAAAATGAAGATTTCCAAGTCATGGGCAGTGATTCATGGAGCGATGAGGATAAAACCGGTTTAATACTCCTGGAGATGAACACCTGGCATCTTCCACCCTATAAAAAGCATTACGGCCCCATGGTATGGGATGATGAAAATGGAAGGAGATTCCTTAAAAAGCATCCAGATTCATGGACCGAAGGTGAACAGTGGGTTACACTAGCCAAACGTGAATACCCTGATGCCCATTCCCTTATCCAGGGAACCCTCACACCAGAAGGGATCAGGAATCTCAGGGTGGGCAAACATTTGAAGAAGAAAATCCTGGATAAATACCAGCTGGTGGATGTTCTGGATATGTTAATTGCCGAAGATGCAGATGAGGATATACTTAAATTCTTGTATTGCTACCTGCATAAAAATGAGCTTTTAGCCAGGGACTAA
- the thpR gene encoding RNA 2',3'-cyclic phosphodiesterase: protein MRAFIAVDVDSRLSYKIQKIQKELKKTRAPLKMVEPENLHFTFKFFGEISSSHADQIISTMQEKLEKYQSFPLHIKGTGVFPKMDYMRVIWLGIEDPNRFSELQKDLDQEFAKMGFKKEKSYIPHLTIARVKGPQNKELLKEKVMELESVEIGEMTLEKLVLKKSELTPVGPIYTDVKEFFI from the coding sequence ATGAGAGCATTTATAGCAGTTGATGTGGATAGCAGGTTATCCTACAAAATCCAGAAAATCCAGAAGGAACTTAAGAAAACCCGCGCCCCATTGAAGATGGTGGAACCAGAAAACCTGCACTTCACCTTCAAATTCTTTGGTGAGATTTCCTCATCCCATGCAGACCAGATAATCAGTACTATGCAGGAAAAACTGGAAAAATACCAGTCCTTTCCACTGCACATTAAGGGAACTGGAGTTTTCCCCAAAATGGATTATATGAGGGTTATATGGTTGGGAATTGAAGATCCAAACCGGTTTTCTGAGCTTCAAAAAGACCTTGACCAAGAATTTGCCAAGATGGGATTCAAAAAGGAAAAAAGTTACATACCTCACCTCACCATAGCCAGGGTGAAGGGCCCTCAAAATAAAGAACTCTTAAAGGAGAAAGTAATGGAATTAGAATCTGTTGAAATTGGTGAAATGACCCTGGAAAAACTGGTTTTAAAGAAGAGTGAACTCACCCCGGTTGGTCCAATATACACCGATGTTAAGGAATTTTTCATTTAA
- a CDS encoding 3-dehydroquinate synthase II encodes MKFAWIMAEGNVWDKKKQFITTGLESGMDHIVDFSDVENIRKLGNVKLISDIESADVVLVGRNSEGDGTLIIPDDLSKSKDLAAVKRLKRRDKKVAAYVEILSKKHEELAATLGKEADYLILMGRDWKVIPLENLIAGLQDEKVKIIAAVADYDEAKLALETMEHGTDGILLCPHEISQIKKVAELMEKIQSEDYQLKPATITKVEPVGIGDRVCVDTCSMMQMGEGMLVGSYSQGLFLVHSESMESEYVASRPFRVNAGPVHAYVMTPGNRTKYLSELETGDEVLTVDQNGKSKVAIVGRVKIEKRPLMLVEAEYDGVVLRTLLQNAETIRLVSEDGKPTSVAELKVGDKIMIYLDPNARHFGMAIEETIIEK; translated from the coding sequence ATGAAATTTGCATGGATAATGGCCGAAGGTAATGTATGGGATAAGAAAAAACAATTCATTACCACTGGACTGGAATCAGGGATGGATCACATCGTTGACTTCAGCGATGTGGAAAACATCCGCAAACTGGGTAATGTAAAGCTCATCTCAGATATAGAAAGTGCCGATGTGGTGCTGGTGGGTCGAAACAGTGAAGGAGATGGCACCCTCATCATACCTGATGATCTTTCCAAATCCAAGGACCTGGCTGCAGTGAAGAGATTGAAACGAAGGGATAAAAAGGTAGCAGCCTACGTGGAAATCCTCAGTAAAAAGCACGAAGAACTGGCTGCCACACTAGGAAAAGAAGCAGATTACCTCATCCTAATGGGCCGTGACTGGAAAGTCATACCCCTGGAGAACCTGATTGCAGGATTACAGGATGAAAAGGTGAAGATCATAGCAGCAGTAGCAGACTATGATGAGGCAAAACTGGCCCTGGAAACCATGGAACACGGAACCGATGGTATACTACTATGTCCCCATGAAATCAGCCAGATAAAAAAGGTAGCCGAGTTAATGGAGAAAATACAGAGTGAAGATTACCAGTTGAAACCAGCCACCATCACCAAGGTTGAACCAGTAGGTATTGGAGACCGGGTCTGTGTGGACACCTGCTCCATGATGCAAATGGGTGAAGGGATGCTGGTGGGATCCTACTCCCAGGGACTGTTCCTGGTGCACAGTGAGTCCATGGAAAGCGAATACGTTGCCTCAAGACCCTTCCGGGTTAACGCCGGACCAGTGCATGCCTATGTCATGACCCCTGGAAACAGGACCAAGTACCTTTCAGAACTGGAAACCGGAGACGAAGTCCTAACCGTGGACCAGAATGGTAAAAGTAAAGTAGCCATAGTGGGACGGGTTAAGATTGAAAAACGACCTTTGATGTTAGTAGAAGCTGAATACGATGGAGTGGTTCTTAGAACTCTTCTTCAAAATGCCGAAACCATCCGCCTGGTCTCCGAAGATGGTAAACCCACTTCCGTTGCAGAACTGAAAGTAGGGGATAAGATAATGATCTACCTGGACCCCAATGCCCGGCACTTTGGAATGGCCATTGAAGAGACTATTATTGAGAAATAA
- a CDS encoding 2-amino-3,7-dideoxy-D-threo-hept-6-ulosonate synthase, with amino-acid sequence MIGKKIRIERIINRKTGRCVIVPMDHGASIGPVDGIIKMAETIDEVASGGANAVIMHKGMVGTGHRGYGRDIGLIIHLSASTALGPDPDHKVLVTSVEKAIQLGADAVSVHVNVGSEMEPEMLMHLGSISEICDDWGMPLIAMMYPRGKKIDNEHSAEVVKLAARAGAELGADIIKTNYTGDPDTFKEVIDGCPVPLVIAGGPRVETDRELLEMVKNSVDMGGAGVAIGRNIFQARSPQKTTRAIAEIVHNDLDVDEALKILNGR; translated from the coding sequence ATGATAGGAAAGAAAATCAGGATTGAACGAATTATCAACCGAAAAACCGGGCGATGTGTGATTGTGCCCATGGACCACGGTGCTTCAATTGGACCTGTGGATGGAATAATAAAAATGGCAGAGACCATTGACGAAGTTGCAAGCGGCGGTGCCAACGCTGTGATAATGCATAAAGGAATGGTTGGCACAGGACACCGAGGATATGGACGAGATATCGGACTGATTATTCATTTATCTGCCAGCACTGCTCTGGGACCTGACCCTGATCATAAAGTCCTGGTAACCTCAGTGGAAAAAGCCATCCAGCTGGGAGCAGACGCAGTATCAGTACACGTAAATGTGGGATCAGAAATGGAACCCGAGATGTTAATGCACCTGGGAAGCATTTCCGAGATATGTGATGACTGGGGAATGCCCTTAATTGCCATGATGTACCCCAGAGGCAAAAAAATCGACAACGAACACTCTGCAGAAGTAGTGAAACTGGCTGCCCGTGCCGGTGCCGAACTGGGAGCCGACATCATAAAAACCAACTACACCGGAGACCCGGACACATTCAAAGAAGTTATTGACGGCTGTCCAGTACCACTGGTCATTGCTGGAGGACCACGGGTTGAAACCGACCGGGAACTCCTGGAAATGGTTAAAAACTCAGTGGACATGGGCGGAGCGGGTGTAGCCATAGGAAGAAACATTTTCCAGGCCAGATCACCACAGAAAACCACCAGGGCCATTGCTGAGATTGTTCACAATGACCTGGATGTTGACGAGGCCCTTAAAATCCTTAACGGCCGATAA
- a CDS encoding site-specific integrase yields MCDAGSTRARAVIYTLALTGLSQAEMRNLTISQLLIAAGQVLGQEVNTVEELINLENRLNDEILTLHITREKVHHRYFTFLPPEATRQILAYLRERISTSDGKLHPSNPKTQGKLFLSVSGEPMSVYAVRTLIIRCDRNAGFKTSEKMEYSYWRGHALRKYFISTIKNKTGDSELAEWLAGHKPEYTDETYWYKDEEDIKESYLIALKFLSIDEARIKTMESPEYKEVMKHLSGVEWVLELLDEDPKFQGEAKKAWKRRKKD; encoded by the coding sequence ATGTGTGATGCAGGCAGTACCAGGGCCCGGGCAGTGATATACACTTTAGCACTCACAGGTTTGAGCCAGGCAGAAATGCGAAACCTCACAATATCACAACTACTCATAGCAGCAGGTCAAGTACTGGGACAGGAGGTCAACACGGTTGAAGAATTAATCAACCTGGAAAACAGGTTGAATGATGAAATCCTCACCCTCCACATTACCCGGGAAAAAGTTCACCACCGCTATTTCACATTCCTCCCACCAGAAGCCACAAGACAAATACTAGCATACCTCCGGGAACGAATCAGCACCTCAGATGGGAAACTTCATCCTTCAAATCCAAAAACACAAGGGAAACTATTCCTCAGTGTAAGTGGTGAACCCATGTCAGTATATGCAGTCAGAACGCTCATAATCAGGTGTGACCGAAATGCAGGATTCAAAACTTCAGAAAAAATGGAATACAGTTACTGGCGAGGCCACGCCCTCAGGAAGTACTTCATTTCTACAATTAAAAATAAAACAGGAGACAGTGAACTAGCAGAATGGTTAGCAGGTCATAAACCAGAATACACAGATGAAACATACTGGTACAAAGATGAAGAAGACATCAAAGAAAGTTACTTAATCGCCCTGAAATTCCTGAGTATTGATGAGGCCCGCATCAAAACAATGGAAAGCCCAGAATACAAAGAAGTCATGAAACATTTATCAGGAGTGGAATGGGTCCTAGAGTTACTGGATGAGGATCCAAAATTCCAGGGAGAAGCTAAAAAAGCATGGAAAAGAAGGAAAAAAGATTAA